TAAGACCACAAAAAATAGCTAGGCATCTTAGCTGTGAGCATGCATTTTACAACTGTGACAAAGGAAAGGATATAATGACCTAAATACAGCATATTTATTGCAGCACAAATCAGGTATGATGCAGTGATTAGAACGCTATAACATCATGCTGAGAAATACACGAGACCCTAATGGGAAGGAATATTTCACATTACATCACAAAAAGTCACAGAAGTAAAGCAACTCAGGTGCTGATTAACTTATAAATCAAATTGCTCCTACGTATAATCCATAGGTAGTTTACCCTTCTCATTCATCTGCTGGGCCACATACTCACTTACCTGCTTGGATTTTTGTCTCATAGCTTCAATTATTTCATCAGTTGCTTCACAAATCTGTTTTGGCAAATAGACTTCTAAATAATCAAACCACTCCCCAAGTGTCATCTTCTCCAAATCAGGCACATCCACAACTTTCCCAGTATCACTCTCTTTAATACCAGAGGTACTCTCAGATTGGTTACAAGTTTCTTGCCCAATATTGAGTTCATCTACATTCTCCTTGTCATTCAAAACATCTACTTCAACCACCTCCGGAGGGTCATCCTTTAAGTTCTTCCTCCTCGTCCTACCAGCTCGTGCCTTCTTACCTTCCACTGGAGCCAAATTCTCCACTTCTCTGCATTCATCTTGATTGAAACCAGAAGCTTCCTGCACTGTCTGAAGCATAGAATTAGAAGTCGACTGTTTCTCATTCTTTGAACTCCGAGTCCTCCTTGAACTCATTCGCCGCCCTTGTTTCTCTTCAACAGGACCTAGAGTGTCTACTTCTTCGTCTTTCCTAACCTTCCGCACACCCTCTTCATCCTCGTTTTTCAAAACCCCAGCTTTCTTTGTCCGCCCATGCCGGGACCGTTTATCCGCCACAGCCACGGCCCCATTCCCCAATTTCCCATCAAGCCCTTCCTGCAAATCACCATTTTCAGTGCCTAACCCCACACCAGCTTCCAAATTCTCTTCTTTCAAAGCCCTAGTCCGAGCTCTCCGGCCCCGAGTCTCGGCAACCGGAGCCGCAATCTCCGAACCCCCATCTT
This genomic stretch from Malania oleifera isolate guangnan ecotype guangnan chromosome 3, ASM2987363v1, whole genome shotgun sequence harbors:
- the LOC131152157 gene encoding FHA domain-containing protein At4g14490 — its product is MEGPSLKLIVVKGPREGETLESNSLPVIRIGRVVRGNTFAIKDAGISSKHISIEFTSGKWAIQDLNSSNGTLLNGNKLQPLTPFEVHDGDAIKIGECTSIEVKIDASDQAPQVRRNLRRRAAAKDGGSEIAAPVAETRGRRARTRALKEENLEAGVGLGTENGDLQEGLDGKLGNGAVAVADKRSRHGRTKKAGVLKNEDEEGVRKVRKDEEVDTLGPVEEKQGRRMSSRRTRSSKNEKQSTSNSMLQTVQEASGFNQDECREVENLAPVEGKKARAGRTRRKNLKDDPPEVVEVDVLNDKENVDELNIGQETCNQSESTSGIKESDTGKVVDVPDLEKMTLGEWFDYLEVYLPKQICEATDEIIEAMRQKSKQVSEYVAQQMNEKGKLPMDYT